A single window of Dermacentor albipictus isolate Rhodes 1998 colony chromosome 1, USDA_Dalb.pri_finalv2, whole genome shotgun sequence DNA harbors:
- the LOC135917849 gene encoding tRNA (adenine(37)-N6)-methyltransferase-like: MPQTASSPVEVLQQQLTVCRSEIANLRTKLRAMSAQFNRQSKEILQALKMRSGTTEATSHHARVCESANSSDFTFQPIGHVQTAFPYKNGTPRQGCICPDSQAVLILDKQVFTCPEHSLEGLDKFSHVWLLSVFNRNTKKEDSGEFAYRSKVQPPRLGGQTWGVLASRSPHRPCPVGLTLARLHSVQGSVVHLSGVDLVDGTPILDIKPYLPQYDSPQQGTLDETPEVRWASWIEEAATLAVDFTPRAREQLSHFHGRSSHPAFEKPCSWCLHHFEDSHAAARALECLLKADPRSIHRKDNCSDRLYYCVLDSIHVTAWFDEGRAEVLKLWPRAEDGGDEPACTS, encoded by the exons ATGCCGCAGACAGCGTCGTCGCCCGTAGAAGTGCTCCAACAGCAGTTAACGGTATGCAGAAGCGAAATAGCCAATTTGCG GACGAAACTGCGGGCAATGAGCGCACAGTTCAACAGACAGTCTAAGGAAATTTTGCAGGCACTGAAAATGCGAAGTGGCACTACTGAGGCTACGTCTCATCATGCACGAGTCTGCG AATCGGCGAACAGCAGCGATTTTACATTCCAGCCTATAGGACATGTTCAGACAGCATTTCCCTACAAGAATGGAACACCTCGCCAAGGCTGCATTTGTCCCGACAGCCAGGCAGTTCTGATATTGGACAAGCAAGTTTTCACATGCCCCGAGCATAGTCTGGAGGGCCTTGACAAGTTTTCTCATGTCTG GCTGCTGTCAGTGTTCAACCGCAATACCAAGAAGGAAGACTCGGGGGAGTTTGCATACCGAAGCAAAGTTCAACCACCCCGCCTAGGTGGCCAGACATGGGGTGTCCTGGCCAGCCGCTCCCCACATCGACCTTGCCCTGTGGGGCTCACCTTAGCCCGGTTACACTCAGTCCAAG GCTCTGTGGTGCACCTGTCTGGAGTGGATCTTGTGGACGGGACGCCAATCCTCGACATTAAGCCATACTTACCTCAGTACGACAGCCCCCAGCAGGGGACCTTAGATGAGACACCCGAAGTTCGATGGGCAAGCTGGATTGAGGAGGCCGCCACACTGGCAGTTGACTTTACCCCAAGGGCACGAGAGCAGCTCTCTCATTTTCACGGGCGCAGCAGCCACCCGGCTTTTGAAAAACCCTGCTCTTGGTGCTTGCACCACTTTGAGGACTCGCATGCTGCAGCCAGAGCTTTGGAATGCCTTCTGAAGGCTGATCCACGTTCTATTCATCGCAAGGACAACTGCTCAGATAGGCTGTACTACTGTGTTCTTGATAGCATCCATGTCACTGCGTGGTTTGATGAAGGGAGAGCCGAGGTGCTGAAACTATGGCCTCGTGCAGAAGATGGAGGAGACGAGCCTGCTTGTACAAGCTAG